A genomic stretch from Deinococcus radiotolerans includes:
- the typA gene encoding translational GTPase TypA, with protein sequence MEYRNIAIIAHVDHGKTTLVDGLLKQTLKLGHGEEIAERAMDSNDLERERGITILAKNTAVEYNGVKINIVDTPGHADFGGEVERVLGMVDGCLVLVDAAEGPMPQTRFVLRKAIELGLKPIVVINKIDRNDARPEEVVNLTFDLMAELGANDDQLDFPILYAIAREGKAFKDLNEPKEDMHELFDMVLEHIPAPKVDLDAPFQMLVTNLDYNEYLGRIVLGRVNRGTVKKGEFVQLMHKDGTMTKARVVQPFTHMGLRRIEIDQVGAGDIVALAGIEDAQIGETVADLADPEALPIITVDEPTVSMIFQPNTSPFAGKEGKYVTSRHINDRLKREVMTNVSLKVEEIRPDEFKVSGRGELHLSILLETMRREGYEVQVGAPQVIIREIDGEKHEPIEHLVIDVPEQHSSTVIGVLGARKGQMVNMEPQGTRTRVEFKIPSRALFGFRTQFLSMTQGEGIMSHIFDGYAPWAGELKTRQNGSLVSMEDGVAFAYSIWKLQDRGSFFIDAGQDVYVGMIVGENAREQDMNVNVCKNKKLTNVRSSGADEALTLIPPKRMSLEDALEYISEDELVELTPQSIRLRKKILNPSFRK encoded by the coding sequence ATGGAATATCGCAACATCGCCATTATCGCCCACGTCGACCACGGCAAGACCACACTCGTCGACGGCCTGCTCAAGCAGACCCTGAAACTCGGCCACGGTGAGGAAATCGCCGAGCGCGCCATGGACAGCAACGACCTCGAACGCGAGCGCGGCATCACCATCCTCGCGAAGAACACCGCCGTCGAGTACAACGGCGTGAAGATCAACATCGTCGACACCCCCGGCCACGCCGACTTCGGCGGCGAGGTCGAGCGCGTCCTCGGCATGGTCGACGGCTGCCTGGTGCTCGTGGACGCCGCCGAAGGCCCCATGCCCCAGACCCGCTTCGTGCTGCGCAAGGCCATCGAACTGGGCCTCAAACCCATCGTGGTCATCAACAAGATCGACCGCAACGACGCCCGCCCCGAAGAAGTCGTGAACCTCACCTTCGACCTGATGGCCGAACTCGGCGCGAACGACGACCAGTTGGACTTCCCGATCCTGTACGCCATCGCCCGTGAAGGCAAGGCGTTCAAGGACCTGAACGAGCCCAAAGAGGACATGCACGAACTGTTCGACATGGTCCTCGAGCACATCCCCGCGCCCAAGGTCGACTTGGACGCCCCCTTCCAGATGCTCGTCACGAACCTCGACTACAACGAGTACTTGGGCCGCATCGTGCTGGGCCGCGTCAACCGCGGCACCGTCAAGAAGGGCGAATTCGTCCAGCTGATGCACAAAGACGGCACCATGACCAAGGCCCGCGTCGTGCAGCCCTTCACCCACATGGGCCTGCGCCGCATCGAGATCGACCAGGTGGGCGCCGGTGACATCGTCGCCCTGGCCGGCATCGAGGACGCGCAGATCGGCGAGACCGTCGCCGACCTCGCCGATCCCGAGGCGCTGCCCATCATCACCGTGGACGAACCCACCGTGAGCATGATCTTCCAGCCGAACACCAGCCCGTTTGCCGGCAAGGAAGGCAAGTACGTCACCAGCCGCCACATCAACGATCGCCTCAAGCGCGAAGTGATGACCAACGTGTCCCTGAAGGTCGAGGAAATCCGCCCCGACGAGTTCAAGGTCAGCGGCCGCGGCGAACTGCACCTCTCGATCCTGCTCGAAACCATGCGCCGCGAAGGCTACGAAGTGCAGGTCGGCGCGCCCCAGGTCATCATCCGCGAGATCGACGGCGAGAAGCACGAGCCCATCGAGCACCTCGTGATCGACGTGCCCGAGCAGCACTCCAGCACCGTCATCGGCGTCCTCGGCGCCCGCAAGGGCCAGATGGTCAACATGGAACCCCAGGGCACCCGCACCCGCGTGGAATTCAAAATCCCCAGCCGCGCGCTGTTCGGCTTCCGCACCCAGTTCCTGAGCATGACGCAGGGCGAAGGCATCATGAGCCACATCTTCGACGGGTACGCCCCGTGGGCCGGTGAACTCAAGACCCGCCAGAACGGCTCGCTGGTCAGCATGGAAGACGGCGTCGCGTTCGCGTACTCCATCTGGAAACTCCAGGACCGCGGCAGCTTCTTCATCGACGCTGGTCAGGACGTGTACGTCGGCATGATCGTCGGCGAGAACGCCCGCGAGCAGGACATGAACGTGAACGTCTGCAAGAACAAGAAGCTCACGAACGTCCGCTCCAGCGGCGCCGACGAGGCCCTGACCCTGATCCCCCCCAAGCGCATGAGCCTGGAAGACGCCCTGGAGTACATCAGCGAGGACGAACTCGTCGAACTGACCCCCCAGAGCATCCGCCTGCGCAAGAAGATCCTCAACCCCAGCTTCCGCAAGTAA
- a CDS encoding AI-2E family transporter, producing MTAPDSRPPASIFVVNLLPVATAVIALLLLLSFFGQVAPSLLAITLAVILATALNPLARRLERWMPRAAAGTLTVLLVVAVLGVTAYLTIPPILAQLSSIGSSTFDLSRIEPKLNAWLRSHPQMDAMLPDDAFARAQAQLTKLSARVTEMLPSLAGLIIGGIFTALVTLVMVVYVLGNPVPLVNGVLGAVPPTHRLKATYALAQILKQTGAWGRATLLVMLVTGSCTALGFYLLGVQNWLVFGILAGLGELVPNIGPVIATIPPILFTLAEDPQRALWVALFVLVFQQVSGFTLSTFLVGGAGNLHPLSVLTGVILFGGVFGLVGAFLTVPFLIVIKAIYQHFYLREAPDIPDAVAMALISGVVEEQLEREDEAREAVRKARAEVQEAELERQLEQGELDLEAALSTEVTPDEPQAEPDPEGRSGSADPRTGP from the coding sequence GTGACCGCCCCCGACTCCCGCCCGCCGGCCAGTATCTTCGTGGTCAACCTCCTGCCGGTCGCCACGGCCGTCATCGCGCTGCTGCTCCTGCTGTCCTTCTTCGGGCAGGTCGCCCCCAGCCTGCTGGCCATCACCCTGGCCGTCATCCTGGCCACCGCCCTCAACCCGCTCGCCCGGCGCCTCGAACGCTGGATGCCGCGCGCCGCGGCCGGTACCCTCACGGTGCTGCTGGTCGTGGCCGTGCTGGGCGTGACCGCTTACCTGACCATCCCCCCGATCCTGGCGCAGCTCAGCAGCATCGGGAGCAGCACCTTCGACCTGAGCCGCATCGAACCGAAACTGAACGCCTGGCTCCGCTCTCACCCGCAGATGGACGCCATGCTCCCCGACGACGCCTTCGCCCGCGCGCAGGCGCAACTCACGAAACTCAGCGCCCGCGTCACCGAGATGCTCCCCAGCCTCGCCGGACTGATCATCGGCGGGATCTTCACAGCCCTGGTCACGCTGGTCATGGTCGTGTACGTGCTCGGCAACCCCGTCCCACTCGTGAACGGCGTGCTGGGCGCCGTGCCCCCCACCCACCGCCTGAAAGCCACCTACGCCCTGGCACAGATCCTCAAGCAGACCGGCGCGTGGGGCCGCGCCACGCTGCTCGTCATGCTGGTCACCGGCAGCTGCACCGCGCTGGGCTTCTACCTGCTGGGCGTGCAGAACTGGCTGGTGTTCGGCATCCTGGCCGGCCTGGGGGAACTCGTTCCGAACATCGGACCGGTTATCGCCACCATCCCGCCCATCCTGTTCACGCTAGCCGAAGACCCCCAGCGGGCCCTGTGGGTCGCGCTGTTCGTGCTGGTCTTCCAGCAGGTGAGCGGCTTCACCCTCAGCACCTTCCTCGTCGGCGGCGCCGGGAACCTCCACCCCCTGTCCGTCCTGACCGGCGTGATTCTGTTCGGCGGGGTGTTCGGCCTGGTGGGTGCCTTCCTGACCGTTCCGTTCCTGATCGTCATCAAGGCCATCTACCAGCACTTCTACCTGCGGGAAGCTCCGGACATCCCCGACGCGGTTGCCATGGCCCTGATCAGCGGCGTCGTCGAGGAACAACTGGAACGCGAAGACGAGGCTCGCGAGGCCGTGCGCAAGGCTCGCGCGGAAGTTCAGGAAGCTGAACTGGAACGCCAGCTAGAACAGGGCGAACTGGACCTGGAAGCCGCACTGTCCACCGAAGTCACCCCGGACGAACCGCAGGCTGAACCGGACCCGGAAGGGCGGTCCGGCAGCGCCGACCCCCGAACCGGTCCCTGA
- a CDS encoding TerC family protein translates to MTEFLHVLSTPQGWVGVLSLTLLELVLGIDNIVFITLLASRLPQAQQALARTVGLGLAVVTRVALLAGIAWLTRLQAPLFSVLGQEVSVRDLILICGGLFLMIKSVRELSRMAADPLGSSEAQVGQVSLLSVILQIPLIDIVFSLDSVITAIGVSGDVPVMITAVVIAMIIMVAASGPISRYLDTHPPLKLLAAAFLLLVGTNLVAEAFEVGVPSAYLYFTMLFAGVVMLFTVRAARTVRGQAVERAVQEALMSRKDEAATDDPGRDS, encoded by the coding sequence GTGACCGAGTTCCTTCACGTCCTGAGCACCCCGCAGGGCTGGGTGGGCGTTCTGAGCCTCACGCTGCTGGAACTCGTGCTGGGCATCGACAACATCGTGTTCATCACGCTGCTCGCCTCACGCCTGCCCCAGGCGCAGCAGGCGCTGGCCCGCACGGTCGGGCTGGGTCTGGCCGTCGTGACCCGCGTGGCCCTGCTGGCTGGTATCGCGTGGCTCACGCGGCTTCAGGCGCCACTGTTCAGCGTGCTCGGGCAGGAGGTCAGCGTCCGGGACCTGATCCTGATCTGTGGGGGCCTCTTCCTGATGATCAAGAGCGTGCGGGAGCTGTCCCGGATGGCCGCTGATCCGCTGGGCAGCAGTGAGGCGCAGGTGGGGCAGGTGTCGCTGCTGAGCGTGATCCTCCAGATTCCGCTGATTGACATTGTGTTCAGCCTGGACAGCGTGATCACCGCCATCGGTGTGAGCGGCGACGTGCCGGTCATGATCACGGCCGTCGTGATCGCCATGATCATCATGGTGGCCGCCAGCGGCCCGATCAGCCGCTACCTGGACACGCACCCGCCGCTGAAGCTGCTGGCCGCGGCGTTCCTGCTGCTGGTCGGCACGAACCTCGTCGCGGAGGCCTTCGAGGTGGGCGTGCCCAGCGCGTACCTGTACTTCACGATGCTGTTCGCGGGCGTGGTGATGCTGTTCACCGTGCGGGCCGCCCGGACCGTGCGCGGCCAGGCGGTGGAACGCGCCGTGCAGGAGGCCCTCATGAGCCGCAAGGACGAGGCCGCCACCGACGATCCTGGCCGAGACAGCTGA
- a CDS encoding methylmalonyl-CoA mutase family protein, with translation MKSKNEWMQSVYSPAAQKFPERKYNFKNLSDMEPEPIYTADDLTDWDAERDLGYPGEFPYTRGVQPSVYRGKLWTMRMFAGFGSAEQTNERFHALLKAGQTGLSTAFDLPTLMGYDSDHPFSKGEVGKCGVAVSSLADMEILFRGIDPTQVTTSMTINSPANAIWAMYIANAQKQGKDLGQVGGTIQNDILKEFIAQKEFIYPPAPSVKLVIDTFEWGPKVLPKWNFISVSGYHIREAGATGVQELAFTLADGFHYVEKALERGLNIDEFAPRISFFWDIHNDFFEEIAKLRAARRIWARQMRDHYGAKNPRSWMLRTHSQTAGVSLPAQQPLNNIARVAIQALAAVLGGTQSLHTDAFDEALALPTEESAAIALRTQQIIAYETGVAGVVDPLAGSYYVEKLTNDIEAAAMGYIEQIRLMGGVEAGIDSGFFQLEMAEAAYRYQREVETKDRIVVGVNEFVQDAVEVPIQIIDPQVEALQASRLAQVRRERDPQRAQAALDALRHTAVTGANSMPAFLECAHAYCTLGEQMDILKTVYGEYVEPAIV, from the coding sequence ATGAAAAGCAAGAACGAGTGGATGCAGAGCGTCTACAGCCCCGCCGCGCAGAAGTTCCCCGAGCGCAAGTACAACTTCAAGAACCTCTCCGACATGGAGCCCGAACCCATCTACACCGCCGACGACCTGACAGACTGGGACGCCGAGCGGGACCTGGGCTACCCCGGCGAGTTCCCGTACACGCGTGGCGTGCAGCCCAGCGTGTACCGCGGGAAGCTCTGGACGATGCGGATGTTCGCGGGCTTCGGCAGCGCCGAGCAGACCAACGAGCGCTTCCACGCGCTGCTGAAAGCCGGGCAGACGGGGCTGAGTACCGCGTTCGACCTGCCCACCCTGATGGGGTACGACAGTGACCACCCCTTCAGCAAGGGCGAGGTCGGCAAGTGCGGCGTGGCCGTCAGCAGCCTCGCGGACATGGAGATCCTGTTCCGCGGGATCGACCCCACGCAGGTCACGACGTCCATGACCATCAACAGCCCCGCGAACGCCATCTGGGCGATGTACATCGCCAACGCGCAGAAGCAGGGCAAGGACCTCGGGCAGGTGGGCGGCACCATTCAGAACGACATCCTGAAGGAATTCATCGCGCAGAAGGAGTTCATCTACCCGCCCGCGCCCAGCGTGAAACTGGTCATCGACACCTTTGAATGGGGTCCGAAGGTCCTGCCGAAGTGGAACTTCATCAGCGTGTCCGGCTACCACATCCGCGAGGCCGGGGCGACCGGCGTGCAGGAACTGGCCTTCACACTCGCGGACGGCTTCCACTACGTCGAGAAGGCCCTGGAGCGCGGGCTGAACATCGACGAGTTCGCGCCGCGCATCAGCTTCTTCTGGGACATCCACAACGACTTCTTCGAGGAGATCGCCAAGCTCCGCGCCGCGCGGCGCATCTGGGCGCGGCAGATGCGTGACCACTACGGCGCGAAGAACCCGCGGTCCTGGATGCTGCGCACACACTCGCAGACGGCCGGGGTGTCCCTGCCCGCCCAGCAGCCGCTGAACAACATCGCCCGCGTGGCCATCCAGGCGCTCGCAGCGGTGCTGGGCGGCACGCAGAGCCTCCACACCGACGCGTTCGACGAGGCCCTGGCCCTCCCCACCGAGGAGAGCGCCGCCATCGCCCTGCGCACCCAGCAGATCATCGCGTACGAGACCGGCGTGGCGGGCGTCGTGGACCCCCTGGCGGGCAGTTACTACGTCGAAAAGCTCACGAACGACATCGAGGCCGCCGCGATGGGGTACATCGAGCAGATCCGCCTGATGGGCGGCGTGGAGGCCGGGATTGACAGCGGCTTCTTCCAGCTGGAGATGGCCGAGGCCGCGTACCGCTACCAGCGCGAAGTTGAGACGAAGGACCGCATCGTGGTCGGCGTGAACGAGTTCGTGCAGGACGCCGTGGAAGTCCCCATCCAGATCATCGACCCGCAGGTGGAGGCGCTGCAGGCCTCGCGGCTGGCGCAGGTGCGGCGCGAACGCGACCCGCAGCGCGCCCAGGCGGCGCTGGACGCCCTGCGGCACACGGCCGTCACGGGCGCGAATTCCATGCCGGCCTTCCTGGAGTGCGCGCACGCGTACTGCACGCTGGGCGAACAGATGGACATCCTGAAGACCGTGTACGGCGAGTACGTGGAACCCGCGATCGTCTGA
- a CDS encoding diacylglycerol/lipid kinase family protein, with translation MSDASPPRPANLPELAVVLNPHAGGGLAVRAWPDLRAELDRRGLTYSLIQEENAALALQRVQALPDSTALMAVGGDGTVGALLPAVVQTGRPLAVMPLGTGNDFAGLLGLKPGAFAEALDRLAFTPRAVDALAVRACHADGRVTERTLLNGLGMGFDADVTANMDRVPARVQGFARYAWAAVATLRALALADVTVEADGAPLYAGPSAIVAVMNGTRYGGGFLISPRSDVRDGRLNVIVGGPMNWRQLAGLLARVLRGTHLSHPLAHHAAARQVSVRWNRPVRIHLDGDLGTPVTRVDVTVLPGAVRLLNA, from the coding sequence GTGAGTGACGCTTCACCCCCCCGCCCAGCGAACCTGCCTGAACTGGCCGTCGTGCTCAACCCGCACGCGGGCGGTGGACTGGCCGTGCGGGCCTGGCCGGACCTGCGCGCCGAACTGGACCGGCGCGGCCTAACGTACAGCCTCATTCAGGAGGAGAACGCCGCGCTGGCCCTCCAGCGGGTGCAGGCCCTGCCAGACAGCACCGCGCTGATGGCCGTGGGAGGCGACGGCACCGTGGGCGCCCTGCTGCCCGCAGTGGTGCAGACCGGGCGGCCACTGGCTGTCATGCCGCTGGGCACCGGCAACGATTTCGCGGGCCTGCTGGGCCTGAAACCCGGTGCCTTCGCGGAGGCGCTGGACCGCCTGGCATTCACGCCGCGCGCCGTGGACGCCCTGGCGGTCCGCGCCTGCCACGCGGACGGCCGCGTGACGGAACGGACGCTGCTGAACGGCCTGGGCATGGGCTTCGACGCGGACGTCACCGCAAACATGGACCGCGTGCCCGCCCGCGTACAGGGCTTCGCCCGCTACGCCTGGGCCGCCGTGGCAACCCTGCGCGCCCTGGCGCTGGCCGACGTGACGGTCGAGGCCGACGGCGCGCCGCTCTACGCGGGTCCCAGCGCCATCGTGGCCGTCATGAACGGCACCCGGTACGGCGGCGGGTTCCTCATCAGCCCCCGCTCGGACGTGCGGGACGGGCGCCTGAACGTCATCGTGGGCGGTCCGATGAACTGGCGCCAGCTGGCCGGGCTCCTGGCCCGCGTGCTGCGCGGCACGCACCTCTCGCACCCCCTTGCGCATCACGCCGCAGCGCGGCAGGTCTCAGTCCGCTGGAACCGGCCAGTCCGTATTCACCTGGACGGCGACCTCGGCACGCCGGTCACCCGGGTGGACGTGACCGTGCTGCCCGGCGCGGTGCGCCTCCTGAACGCCTGA
- a CDS encoding RecX family transcriptional regulator, protein MRARRPRSAPAPDAQPDPARLARVRDPQEERDALLAYAFRALGQRALSAAELRTRLERRTENAELVSEVLGRVQELGYQNDEQVARSEGARRGVGTMRVRQTLKRRGVSDGLIQEVVSARDPDREHEEVLALLERRWSSLARKRDPQASAFAFLARRGYTGNVIWPALREFMADRPAPEPGEEPDWSGDDGTDGD, encoded by the coding sequence GTGAGAGCCCGCCGCCCCAGATCGGCCCCCGCCCCGGATGCCCAGCCGGACCCGGCGCGCCTCGCGAGGGTCCGGGACCCGCAGGAGGAGCGCGACGCGCTGCTGGCGTACGCTTTTCGCGCGCTCGGTCAGCGCGCCCTAAGTGCCGCTGAGCTCAGAACCCGGTTGGAGCGCCGCACGGAGAATGCGGAGCTGGTCAGCGAGGTGCTGGGCCGCGTGCAGGAACTCGGGTACCAGAACGACGAGCAGGTGGCCCGCAGTGAGGGCGCCCGCCGGGGGGTGGGGACCATGCGCGTCCGGCAGACCCTGAAGCGGCGGGGCGTCAGTGACGGCCTGATTCAGGAGGTCGTGAGCGCCCGCGATCCGGACCGTGAGCACGAGGAGGTGCTGGCCCTGCTGGAGCGGCGCTGGTCCTCCCTGGCCCGCAAGCGGGACCCGCAGGCCAGTGCGTTCGCGTTCCTGGCGCGGCGCGGTTATACCGGCAACGTCATCTGGCCTGCCCTGCGGGAGTTCATGGCGGACCGCCCCGCCCCGGAGCCCGGGGAGGAGCCCGACTGGTCCGGAGATGACGGCACCGACGGGGACTGA
- the rpsT gene encoding 30S ribosomal protein S20, with the protein MALRHKSAQKRHRQSLKRRLINRSRKSTIKTFSKKAVVAAQTGAEDAAAVQSRAESLIDKAAKGSTMHKNTAARKKSRLAKAINKAKAAQQG; encoded by the coding sequence ATGGCCCTTCGTCACAAATCCGCCCAGAAACGTCACCGCCAGAGCCTCAAGCGCCGCCTGATCAACCGCAGCCGCAAGAGCACCATCAAGACCTTCAGCAAGAAGGCCGTCGTGGCCGCCCAGACGGGCGCCGAGGACGCCGCTGCCGTGCAGTCCCGCGCCGAGAGCCTGATCGACAAGGCCGCCAAGGGCAGCACCATGCACAAGAACACCGCGGCCCGCAAGAAGAGCCGCCTGGCCAAGGCCATCAACAAGGCCAAAGCCGCTCAGCAGGGCTAA
- the lepB gene encoding signal peptidase I produces the protein MTAPPDPTRPAPDAPQTEQWRPWLLSALGVYLLTTFAFTLARVDGDSMNPTLTSGDVLLLLKYPRWLRAWGLGGPYPRRGDLLIFKAPADSPYAYETVYGVRHRQYNVKRVLALPGDTVAIQNGRVTVNGRPISESYASQGFVDDQTPLRVPPGKVWVMGDNRRIGESLDSRTYGPVDLRDAAGPADLRLWPRPGLIPR, from the coding sequence GTGACCGCCCCGCCCGACCCGACCCGGCCCGCACCGGACGCACCCCAGACCGAGCAGTGGCGGCCCTGGCTGCTCAGCGCCCTCGGCGTGTATCTCCTGACCACCTTCGCCTTCACGCTGGCCCGCGTGGACGGCGACTCCATGAACCCCACCCTGACGTCCGGGGACGTTCTGCTGCTCCTCAAATACCCGCGCTGGCTGCGCGCCTGGGGACTCGGCGGCCCCTATCCCCGCCGGGGTGACCTGCTGATCTTTAAAGCGCCTGCCGACAGCCCGTACGCCTACGAAACCGTATATGGCGTGCGGCACCGCCAGTACAACGTCAAACGCGTGCTGGCCCTGCCCGGCGATACCGTCGCCATCCAGAACGGCCGGGTGACCGTGAATGGCCGCCCCATCAGCGAAAGTTACGCCAGCCAGGGTTTCGTGGACGACCAGACGCCCCTGCGCGTCCCGCCGGGCAAGGTGTGGGTCATGGGGGACAACCGCCGCATCGGGGAGAGCCTGGACAGCCGGACGTACGGGCCAGTGGACCTGCGCGACGCGGCAGGACCAGCCGACCTGCGCCTGTGGCCCAGACCCGGCCTGATCCCCCGCTGA
- a CDS encoding FKBP-type peptidyl-prolyl cis-trans isomerase, with the protein MTAEGKTEGLKIDKYHEGTGEQAQAGKMVRVHYTGTLENGQKFDSSRDRGEPIEFPLGVGYVIQGWDQGIAQLRVGDKAKLTIPSHLGYGAAGVPGVIPGGATLIFDVELMDVR; encoded by the coding sequence ATGACTGCTGAAGGGAAGACGGAAGGACTGAAGATCGACAAGTACCACGAGGGCACGGGTGAACAGGCGCAGGCGGGCAAAATGGTGCGCGTGCACTACACCGGCACGCTGGAGAACGGCCAAAAGTTCGACAGCAGCCGCGACCGTGGCGAGCCGATCGAGTTCCCGCTGGGCGTCGGGTACGTCATCCAGGGCTGGGATCAGGGCATCGCGCAGCTGCGCGTGGGCGATAAGGCCAAATTGACCATCCCTTCCCACCTGGGCTACGGCGCGGCGGGTGTGCCCGGCGTGATTCCCGGCGGCGCGACCCTGATCTTCGACGTGGAACTGATGGACGTCCGCTGA
- a CDS encoding DeoR/GlpR family DNA-binding transcription regulator, which yields MIEGRRSEIVALVRQHGELSVTELSGLLGVSEVTVRSDLNALAQAGHVRRTRGRVSLPLDLRREAPLETSMREFASAKRRIGQAAAALVRSGDTVFLDVGSTTSEVARALSPSLQDVTVVTNGLNIALLLERLPGVRVIVTGGTLRPLQHSLVSPYALDVLRHIHADRLFLGCNGVHATSGVTNANHEEAEVKRLMAGQAREVVVVADHRKLGVVSRAFITPLDRVTTLITDRAATSPPPDVLDAVKDVRVV from the coding sequence ATGATTGAGGGCCGACGCAGCGAGATCGTCGCGCTGGTCCGCCAGCACGGCGAGCTGAGCGTGACGGAACTCTCGGGCCTGCTGGGCGTCTCGGAGGTTACGGTCCGCAGTGACCTGAACGCGCTGGCGCAGGCCGGGCACGTGCGGCGCACGCGCGGGCGGGTCAGCCTGCCCCTGGACCTGCGGCGCGAGGCGCCGCTGGAGACCAGCATGCGCGAGTTCGCATCTGCCAAGCGGCGCATCGGGCAGGCGGCGGCCGCCCTGGTCCGCAGTGGCGACACCGTGTTCCTGGACGTGGGCAGCACCACCTCCGAGGTCGCGCGGGCGCTGTCCCCGTCCCTGCAGGACGTGACGGTCGTGACGAACGGCCTGAACATCGCCCTGCTGCTTGAGCGCCTGCCGGGCGTGCGGGTCATCGTGACCGGCGGGACGCTGCGGCCCCTCCAGCACTCGCTGGTCAGTCCGTACGCGCTGGACGTGCTGCGCCACATTCACGCCGACCGGCTGTTCCTGGGCTGCAACGGCGTGCACGCCACGTCGGGCGTGACGAACGCGAACCACGAGGAGGCCGAGGTCAAGCGCCTGATGGCCGGGCAGGCGCGCGAGGTGGTGGTCGTGGCCGATCACCGCAAGCTGGGTGTGGTCAGCCGGGCGTTCATCACGCCGCTGGACCGCGTGACGACCCTGATCACCGACCGCGCCGCGACCTCTCCCCCGCCGGACGTACTGGACGCCGTGAAGGACGTCCGCGTGGTCTGA